A window of Macrotis lagotis isolate mMagLag1 chromosome X, bilby.v1.9.chrom.fasta, whole genome shotgun sequence contains these coding sequences:
- the TMED1 gene encoding transmembrane emp24 domain-containing protein 1: protein MTRMMAAREVLALVLAGWLFPLVARTAAGPGSRVPPPQDGEFTFLLPAGRRQCFYQPAPANASLEAEYQVIGGAGLDVDFSLESPRGVLLVSEYRKSDGVHTVEPTELGDYKLCFDNSFSTISEKLVFFELIFDSLQDEEDSDGDGWADVVEPEEMLDIKIEDIKESIEMMKTRLERSIQVLTLLRAFEARDRNLQEGNLERVNFWSAVNVGLLLLVAVLQVCTLKGLFQDKRAVRT, encoded by the exons ATGACCCGGATGATGGCGGCAAGGGAAGTCCTGGCCTTGGTCCTGGCGGGATGGCTGTTCCCGCTGGTGGCCAGGACAGCGGCCGGGCCTGGCTCCCGGGTCCCCCCACCTCAGGACGGCGAGTTCACATTTTTGCTGCCCGCTGGCCGTAGACAATGTTTCTACCAGCCCGCACCGGCCAACGCCAGCCTGGAGGCCGAGTACCAG GTGATCGGAGGTGCGGGGCTAGACGTGGACTTCTCCCTGGAGAGCCCTCGGGGCGTGCTGCTGGTCAGTGAGTACCGCAAGTCCGATGGGGTGCACAC GGTGGAGCCCACGGAGTTGGGAGACTACAAGCTGTGTTTTGACAACTCCTTCAGcaccatttcagaaaaactaGTATTCTTTGAGCTCATATTTGACAGTCTACAAGATGAGGAAGATAGTGATGGTGATGGCTGGGCTGATGTGGTCGAACCCGAAGAAATGCTTGACATTAAGATTGAAGACATTAAG GAGTCCATTGAGATGATGAAGACAAGGCTGGAGCGAAGTATCCAGGTGCTGACTCTATTGAGGGCTTTTGAGGCTCGAGACCGTAACCTGCAGGAGGGCAACCTGGAGCGGGTTAACTTCTGGTCTGCTGTGAATGTGGGGTTGCTGCTGTTAGTGGCTGTGCTCCAAGTGTGCACACTCAAAGGCCTCTTCCAGGACAAGCGGGCTGTGCGCACGTAG